A window from Vigna angularis cultivar LongXiaoDou No.4 chromosome 7, ASM1680809v1, whole genome shotgun sequence encodes these proteins:
- the LOC108338375 gene encoding uncharacterized protein LOC108338375 codes for MASPRAAETTENSLEKIKRQLASASGRNLLQGPLLKRSETLRKWNERWVILDPTTGKMEYKIRRNEPSVKGTILFDANSTITVSPVNFQGLPKYDGCCFYIGTPQKKDYFLCAETPGAARAWVSTLHATQLVLKAHKEAVNSLSGNGSTKLGTVATVVAAANSTALECSKEIEAAMQISLRNALGMMNNRTTDGPMDDLTIMKETLRVKDEELQNLSRDLRARDSTIKDIADKLSETAEAAEAAASAAYTMDEHRRIACAEIERLNKDSEKQQELFTQKLKESEEKAASLSKEKEQLIRQRDAAIQEANMWRTELAKAREHDVILEAAVVRAEEKVRVAEANAEARIREAFQRESAATKEKEELLAYVNVLKAQLQRQHIDTTQVFEKTESCSDTKHVDPTEENVDKACLSVSRAMPAPAENVVHMATDQVNIQPVGDNEWSDIQATEARIADVREVAPETDGSSLDIPVVSQPGTNHHHEQGANSFHQP; via the exons ATGGCTTCTCCG CGAGCTGCAGAAACCACAGAGAATAGCTTGGAGAAGATCAAGCGTCAACTCGCATCCGCTTCCGGTAGAAACTTGTTACAGGGACCACTTCTCAAGAGATCCGAAACC CTGAGAAAATGGAACGAGAGATGGGTGATCTTGGACCCGACAACTGGGAAGATGGAATACAA GATAAGAAGAAATGAACCTTCTGTGAAAGGAACGATTCTATTTGATGCCAATAGCACGATCACAGTGTCTCCTGTGAATTTCCA GGGGCTTCCAAAGTATGACGGTTGCTGCTTTT ATATTGGGACGCCACAGAAAAAAGATTACTTCCTCTGTGCGGAGACTCCTGGTGCAGCTAGAGCATGGGTGTCAACTTTACA TGCAACTCAGTTGGTTTTAAAAGCCCATAAAGAAGCTGTGAATTCCTTAAGTGGGAATGGTTCTACAAAGTTAGGAACTGTAGCAACGGTTGTTGCTGCAGCCAATTCAACAGCCTTGGAATGCTCAAAAGAAATAGAAGCAGCAATGCAGATTTCATTGCGAAATGCTCTGGGAATGATGAATAATAGGACCACTGATGGTCCTATGGATGATTTAACAATCATGAAG GAAACACTAAGAGTAAAGGATGAGGAGCTACAGAATTTGTCCAGAGACCTTCGGGCACGTGATTCAACTATTAAAGATATAGCAGATAAACTATCTGAGACTGCTGAAGCTGCTGAGGCTGCAGCATCTGCTGCCTATACTATGGATGAGCATCGGAGAATTGCTTGTGCAGAAATTGAGCGTTTGAATAAAGATTCTGAGAAGCAGCAAGAGTTGTTTACGCAGAAG CTAAAAGAGTCTGAAGAAAAGGCTGCGAGCctaagcaaagaaaaagaacaattaATCAGGCAGAGAGATGCTGCTATTCAGGAAGCAAATATGTGGCGCACCGAGTTGGCAAAAGCTAGAGAACATGATGTTATCTTGGAAGCAGCTGTAGTAAGAGCAGAAGAAAAAGTTAGGGTTGCAGAAGCAAATGCTGAAGCTAGGATAAGGGAGGCTTTTCAGAGAGAATCTGCAgcaacaaaagaaaaggaagagctTCTAGCATATGTGAATGTACTAAAAGCCCAACTTCAAAG GCAACACATCGATACAACTCAAGTTTTTGAGAAGACGGAGTCATGCTCAGATACAAAGCATGTTGACCCCACAGAAGAGAATGTGGATAAAGCGTGCCTGAGTGTTTCTAGAGCTATGCCCGCCCCTGCAGAGAATGTCGTTCACATGGCAACGGATCAGGTGAACATTCAGCCGGTTGGAGACAATGAATGGAGTGATATTCAAGCAACGGAGGCAAGGATAGCTGACGTAAGGGAAGTAGCACCCGAAACTGATGGAAGCAGCTTGGATATTCCTGTGGTTAGCCAGCCAGGTACCAATCATCACCATGAACAAGGAGCTAACTCTTTCCATCAGCCCTGA
- the LOC108337730 gene encoding transcription factor JUNGBRUNNEN 1 isoform X2 — translation MKRRNIAHRLEEGSQVLQRLTMDVSKLHNSDEEDKKEDEVVLPGFRFHPTDEELVGFYLRRKVEKKPLRIELIKQIDIYKYDPWDLPTSSVGEKEWYFFCIRGRKYRNSIRPNRVTGSGFWKATGIDKPIYCVKEPHECIGLKKSLVYYRGSAGKGTKTDWMMHEFRLPPNGKSTTNPQPNDIQEAEVWTLCRIFKRVPSYKRYTPNLKDSNTAPITKPNPTNSSSSKTCSLESDTAKPCLTFTNSPSSLLLHQNQMIKPVFGHVDQQPTTSFSYSSFWNHQNLELAHENWDDLTSVVQFAVDPSRLSDHCKEFNRF, via the exons ATGAAAAGGAGGAACATAGCCCACAGGTTAGAAGAAGGTTCTCAAGTTTTACAGAGATTAACAATGGATGTGTCCAAGTTACATAACTCTGATGAAGAAGACAAGAAAGAAGACGAAGTTGTGCTTCCCGGCTTCAGATTCCATCCAACAGACGAAGAGCTTGTGGGCTTTTATCTCAGGCGAAAGGTGGAGAAGAAGCCTCTCAGAATTGAACTCATCAAACAGATTGACATCTACAAATATGATCCATGGGATCTTCCAA CAAGTTCTGTGGGGGAGAAGGAGTGGTATTTCTTCTGCATAAGAGGGAGAAAGTACAGAAACAGCATAAGGCCTAACAGAGTGACAGGGTCTGGGTTTTGGAAAGCCACCGGGATTGATAAACCGATATACTGTGTTAAAGAACCCCATGAATGCATTGGGTTGAAGAAATCATTGGTTTATTACCGTGGAAGTGCTGGAAAAGGCACCAAAACTGATTGGATGATGCATGAGTTTCGTCTTCCACCCAATGGAAAATCCACCACTAACCCACAACCTAATGACATTCAAGAAGCT GAAGTGTGGACGCTATGTCGAATATTCAAACGAGTCCCATCTTACAAGAGGTACACACCAAATTTGAAAGACTCAAACACAGCACCAATCACGAAGCCAAACCCCACAAACTCTTCAAGTTCCAAAACATGCAGTTTAGAATCTGACACCGCCAAGCCATGTTTGACTTTCACAAACTCACCATCATCACTGCTCCTTCACCAAAACCAAATGATCAAACCAGTTTTCGGACATGTTGACCAACAGCCTACGACATCCTTTTCCTACTCGAGTTTTTGGAACCATCAGAATCTGGAATTGGCTCATGAGAATTGGGATGATCTCACTTCTGTCGTTCAGTTTGCTGTTGATCCGTCCAGGCTTTCTGATCACTGTAAAGAGTTTAATAGATTTTGA
- the LOC108337730 gene encoding transcription factor JUNGBRUNNEN 1 isoform X1 gives MDVSKLHNSDEEDKKEDEVVLPGFRFHPTDEELVGFYLRRKVEKKPLRIELIKQIDIYKYDPWDLPKASSVGEKEWYFFCIRGRKYRNSIRPNRVTGSGFWKATGIDKPIYCVKEPHECIGLKKSLVYYRGSAGKGTKTDWMMHEFRLPPNGKSTTNPQPNDIQEAEVWTLCRIFKRVPSYKRYTPNLKDSNTAPITKPNPTNSSSSKTCSLESDTAKPCLTFTNSPSSLLLHQNQMIKPVFGHVDQQPTTSFSYSSFWNHQNLELAHENWDDLTSVVQFAVDPSRLSDHCKEFNRF, from the exons ATGGATGTGTCCAAGTTACATAACTCTGATGAAGAAGACAAGAAAGAAGACGAAGTTGTGCTTCCCGGCTTCAGATTCCATCCAACAGACGAAGAGCTTGTGGGCTTTTATCTCAGGCGAAAGGTGGAGAAGAAGCCTCTCAGAATTGAACTCATCAAACAGATTGACATCTACAAATATGATCCATGGGATCTTCCAA AAGCAAGTTCTGTGGGGGAGAAGGAGTGGTATTTCTTCTGCATAAGAGGGAGAAAGTACAGAAACAGCATAAGGCCTAACAGAGTGACAGGGTCTGGGTTTTGGAAAGCCACCGGGATTGATAAACCGATATACTGTGTTAAAGAACCCCATGAATGCATTGGGTTGAAGAAATCATTGGTTTATTACCGTGGAAGTGCTGGAAAAGGCACCAAAACTGATTGGATGATGCATGAGTTTCGTCTTCCACCCAATGGAAAATCCACCACTAACCCACAACCTAATGACATTCAAGAAGCT GAAGTGTGGACGCTATGTCGAATATTCAAACGAGTCCCATCTTACAAGAGGTACACACCAAATTTGAAAGACTCAAACACAGCACCAATCACGAAGCCAAACCCCACAAACTCTTCAAGTTCCAAAACATGCAGTTTAGAATCTGACACCGCCAAGCCATGTTTGACTTTCACAAACTCACCATCATCACTGCTCCTTCACCAAAACCAAATGATCAAACCAGTTTTCGGACATGTTGACCAACAGCCTACGACATCCTTTTCCTACTCGAGTTTTTGGAACCATCAGAATCTGGAATTGGCTCATGAGAATTGGGATGATCTCACTTCTGTCGTTCAGTTTGCTGTTGATCCGTCCAGGCTTTCTGATCACTGTAAAGAGTTTAATAGATTTTGA